Genomic segment of Vitis riparia cultivar Riparia Gloire de Montpellier isolate 1030 chromosome 19, EGFV_Vit.rip_1.0, whole genome shotgun sequence:
GAATAGGAAGGCAGTTGTTCAAACcctaaagaaacaaaagaaccaaaaagtcctgtaaaaaaaataaaagaaccaaTAGATCTTGAAAAAACAACCATACAAACAATAGAACAAGTAAATATGgcaaataaagttaaatctattatttttccaacaacaattaaattaaaaaccataGAATTAAAGGTAGATGCAATGTTAGATACTGGAGCtagtaaaaaccttttatttgaaaccCTAGTACCTCAGGAAGACAAGCAAACATTAGTTCAACCAGTAGAATTAGTTCAatataatcaacaaaaactaatacTAACTAAGTATATTTCAAACGTACCaatcaaaattaataacatATCCTTAGTGTTACCTCAAACTTATCTTGTACCTACTATAAgtttatatccttttattttaggtctaaattttgtacattctttacAAGGAGGGATAACAATACAAAACAACCAAGTTAGTTTTCATCCTAAAACCACAACAATTGTTTatacaaacatggaaaatgtattgaataaaaatcataatgtaaCCTCTCATCAAATTAACAAAGTAGAAGCACAAAAGGATAGCATAATTAATGATTACTcagaacaattaaaaaatgcaGATAGATTAAAAAACCTTATattagaagcaaaaaaaaaaaaaaaggaattatagAAGAAGATCCACAAaaacattggaataaaaataaaacaagtgtaaaatactaattaaaaatccagatttaacaataaaaacggCAAATATAGCATGTAACCTTATAGATACaaaggaattcaaaattcaaatagaagaacGGTTACAAAATAGCTTTATAAAACCAAGTTTTAGTCCCCATAGATCCTCAACCTTTTGAGTTAGAaaccataatgaagaaaaacgAGGAAAAGCTAGgatggttattaattataaaagattgaATGATAATACATTCTATGATGCCtgtaaaattccaaataaagattctttaattaattctattcaaGGATGTAAATACTTTTCTCAGTTAGAATGTAAAAgtggattttggcaaattagATTAGAAGAAGATAGTAAACCATGGACAGCGTTTTCATGtccttgtggattatatgaatggaaTGTAATGCCATTGGGACTAAAAAATGCTCCTCATATATTCCAACAAATGATGGATAATAGTTTTggtaaatattcttttgttcttgtatatattgatgatattcttgttttttcataTACTCCTCAAGAACACATAAAgcatttagaatttatttttgaaaaactaattagtcatggattaatagtaagtaaaaagaaactgaaattatttaaaacccaaatagaatttttaggattagaattagaaaatggacaaataaaattgcaagatcatataaaaataaataattttccaaataaacttgaagacttaaaaacccttcaaagttttttaggattattaaacTATGCCAGACCATATATTAAAAACCTTAGTAGATTAGATAGACCCctttatagtaaaacaaaaaacacagtgcagagatattttaaccaagaagatattaaacttgtacaaaaaataaaagaacttgtgAAGCATCTCCCAACCTTACATTTACccttagaaaattaatataaaatagtccAAACTGATGCTAGTCAAACAGGATGAGGAGGTATACTTTTAGCAGTAACTAATataggagaagaaaaactttgtagATATTGTAGTGGCACTTTTAATGATTATCAAAAGAACCTTAGTCTTACAGACTTAGAAATTGAAGCAATAATATTAGTCttagaaaaatttcaattatttttaaaccaagaACAATTTACTTTAAGAATCAACtgagagaatattaaaaaattctttgaaaacaaaaattcttcaaaactgtccaccaaaagatggataaagtttcaaaactctttaattggtttcaaacctaaatttgaacatattaaaggaaaagataatatgTTAGCAGATTGGTTAAGTAGACAAATAATGAATAATGTTGATAATactaatgattgattttatgacTACAGGAACATGGCTCAAAGAAAACCCACTAAAGCTAGAACCTTTCAATATGGAACCATATGTTTGAATGAAGTATTGCATCCAAATTTaaggtttaactctttattttctcaaaacctttTTGAAGAACATAAGGTTATTGTAGATAACTTTTGGTCTCTCAAACCATAGGGTTTTCCAAACCAAAATCTAGAATATGGTTATGGAAAAACCACGTCAGCTTTAGCCCAACATCTGcaaaaccttcaaaaccaaCTGATTGCTTTAGAaagccaaaattttcaaaacctaaaatctaagaaaaccaagaaaaactgataaatgatttgaaaacCAGTATAGTGTCAACCAGTCAAACCAAATTGTTCAAATAGTCAACTTGAAATGGTtagtttaattaagaaatcagCTCTTTTGTCTTaacaatatgaaaaacttgTAGTTAAAAACCTAATCGGAGCTGATAACTACTCTTTAGTCGAAATCTTTTTCTTGCAAACCCAATATGACAAAGTGTTTAAAATCAAGAACTTttgtataaacattttaaaacaaaaaatgtcgGGATAAAAACAGGGTATATGGCATATCATGACCCtggatttttctttgttatatatttagCATATGTAAATATGTCTGTTGTAAAtagcaaaattttttatttagtaccCCAGCTCATGGATcggggaattttaaaaaatgattttatgaacCATATATCTCAAATCCCTGAAACATTcccagaaaaatagaaagatattttaacttatcttttCATAACTGAAAAAAAGATAGAcatttcttttgaaaccatTCCACCTTTATTTCAAACCGATGGATCAGTAGTACCAACCTATCACCATGTAtgtataaaacataataaagaacCACTCATCCCTCAACAAGAATCGGAATGGGAAATGACCTGTTTGAATgaatttctagaattttttaCTCGCTTTAGAGCTTTTCAAATCTATGATCTTAGACCAACTTGGaacaaattatttcatctcattGGTGAAACAAAGACCATGTCCATATGGAGAAACAAACCTTTAGAACACATCATTGTTCCAAAACCTTTTATTACTTCTGAAGATTAGGATTTTATAACTGAACTCAGTGTAGATATACCAGAACCATCTTCTTACCTCAATGATGACGCATCATTTTGGAAAAAACTGGATGATGAAAGTTATCATAATTTGCAAAATGCAATGAAAGGATGATGTCAGCAATGACGACAATGAAGCAGTAAATACGTCTCCAActacaaaaatttaatgaagtGGTAAAAGTTCAAAAAGAAGGCCATTACAAGCCACATATTCGACATGTGacataaataagaagaaaaagacaaacaaaaagTGGAAGAAGTATCAGACGGATGgttaaagaaaaaccaaaagtcAAACCTCTTAATGACTTTACCATccttgtatttattattaaccAAACCTCTGAACAccttgtaaatatttttcctgCCGTGTATCAACTGCCCCAACCACTTGAATTGAATTTCACCTACCATTTGTAAATGTTTTGTCTATAAATTAGTGGTAGGAGAAGAAAGTAAGTGTTAGTGTCCGAAGGAGTGTGCGAAAGTGTGTAAAGGTGTTTGTAAGAAAGTTGTATCATCAGCCTTGTAAATTTTATGATCAGTAAtaagaaagtaagaaatttctgttaaatttcttattctcattttatttcaaatttattttattttgtgtatttttcttactcttAGGGGATAAAAATGGGTAAAAAGATAAAGTAGGGAAATGAagattatttgattattattttagttttctttactAGTTAATATCTACAATATACATAGACCCTTCATTTATTTTGATTGTTTCcatcaaactaaaaaaaaaaaaatcgggttatttagaaaattttaggtgtaaaatcaaaaatttaaaactacaGTCTTTAGTCTTAACCCTTGACCTGTAACCCGTCTTTGCCAGAAAATTGGCATTTTAGAGAGACTCTATCTGGTCGAAAGAGGGGTATTACCTTGACAcgaagtgatgttttaaaatttttgaattttattaccTGAATTTTTTAAGATGTCCGAGTTCAAAAACTTAAGAGACTTAAGTTTCATGCAATAAATGATTTCACACTATGAATTGAAAgtttggttttaattaaatattataataatatgtaataaataGTTTCACGCTgtaattgaatattttatattaaaataataagtataataaacaaagaaaaattcaatgtcATGATATGCCATATACCCTGTTTTTATCCCGACATTTTTTATACCAACTTTTCCCATTAACTTCAGTTTTAACAACAGTTTGTAATTCACAGTCAAGGTAATGGCAAGAGTTTGAAAATGTctcatttaaaatcaaagttttaaaaaccaaaaccaGTGTGAATGCATTTAttatacttattattttaatataaaatattcaatcATAGTGTGAAACCatttattacatattattataatatttaattaaaaccaaaatttcaattcataGTGTGAAATCATTTATTACATGAAAGTTAAGTTTCTTAAGTTTTTGAAATCAGACATCTTAAAAAATTCAggtaataaaattcaaatttttttaaaacatcactttGTGTCAAGGTAATACCCCCCTTCTGACCAAACAGTCTCCCTAAAACGTCAATTTTTTTGGCAAAGATGAGGTACAAGTCAAGGGTTAAGACTAAAGActctagttttaaaattttgatgttacacctaaaattttctaaataacccgattttttttttattagtttgatGGAAACAATCAAAATAAATGAAGGATCTATGTATATTGTAGATATTAACTAGTAAAGAAAACTGAAATATGAATCAAATAATCTTCATTTCCTTACTTTATCTTTTTACCCCTATTTACCCCCTAAGGGTaagaaaaatacacaaaataaaataaattcgaaataaaatgagaataaaaaatttaatagaaatttcttactttcttaTTGCTGATCGTAAAATTTACAAGGCTAAAGATATAGTTTTCTTACAGACACCTTTACACACTTTTGCACACTCCTTCGGACACTCACACTTACTTTCTTCTACTACCACTAATTTATAGACAAAGCATTTACAAATGGTAGgtgaaatttaattcaagtgGTTGAGGCAATTGATGGACGgcaagaaaaatatttacaaggTGTTCAGAGGTTTggttaataataaatacaaggATGGTAAAGTCATTAAGAGGTTTgacttttggtttttctttaacCATCCGTCTGATACTTCTTCCACTTTCTCcttgtctttttcttcttatttctgTCACATGCCGAATACGTGGCTTGTACATGGCCTTCTTTTTGAACTTTTACTacttcattaaatttttgtagTTGGAGACGTATGTACTGCTTCATTGTTGTCATTGCTGACATCATCCTTCCATTGCATTTTGTAGATTATGATAACTTTCATTGTTTAGGTTTTCCCAAAATGATGCGTCATTGCTGAGGTAAGAAGACGGTTCTAGTATATCTACACTGAGTTCGGTTATAAAATCCTGTTATTCGGAAGTAATAAAAGGTTTTGGAATAATGATGTGTTCTAAAGGTTTGTTTTTCCATATGGACATGGTTTTTGTTTCACCaatgagatgaaataatttgttCCAAGTTGGTCTAAGATCATAGATTTGAAAAGTTCTAAGGCGagtaaaaaattatggaaattcATTCGAACGGGTCATTTCCCATTctggttcttgttgagggatGAGTGgttctttattatgttttatatatacatgGTGATAGGCTGGTACTACCGATCCATCGGTTTGAAATAAAGGTGGAatggtttcaaaagaaatgTCTACCTATTTTTCGGTTCTAaaaagataagttaaaatatctttcaatttttttgggaaagtttcaaggatttgagatatatggttcataaaaacattttttaaaattccccgATCCATGAGCTGGggtactaaataaaaaatttctctatTTGCAACAGACATATTTACATATGctaaatatataacaaagaaaaattcaggGTCATGATATGTCATATACACTGTTTTTCTCTCgacatttttggttttaaaatgtttatacaaaagttcttgatttttaaacactttgttATATTGGGTTTGCAGGAAAAAGGTTTCAACTAAAGAGTAGTTAACAACTCCAATTAGGTTTTTAACTATAAATGTTTCATATTGTTAAGACAGAAGAGctgatttcttaattaaactaACCATTTCAAGTTGACTATTTGAACAATTGGTTTGACTGGTTGATACTATACTagttttcaaatcatttatcaGTTTTTCctgattttcttggattttaaGGTTTTGAAACTTTTGGCTTTCTAAAGCAAACGGttggttttgaaggttttgAAAATGTTGGGATAAAGCTGACGCGGTTTTTCCATAAGCATATTCTAGATTTTGGTTTGGAAAACTCTGTGGTTTTAGAGACCAAAAGTTATCTAAAATAACCTTATGTTCTTCAAAAAggttttgataaaataaagaGTTAAACCTCAAATTTGGATTCAACACTTCGTTCAGACATATGGTTCCATATTGAAAGGTTCTAGCTTTAGTGGGTTTTCTTTGAGCCATGTTCCTGTaatcataaaatcaatcattagtattatcaacattattaattatttgtctaCTTAACCAATCTgctaatatattatcttttcctttaatatgttcaaatttaggtttGAAACCAATTAAAGAGTTTTGAAACTTTATCCATCTTTTAGTGGacagttttgaagaatttttgttttcaaagaattttttaatattctcagAGTCGATTCTTAAAGTAAATTGTtcttggtttaaaaataattgaaatttttctaaGACTAATATTATTGCTTCAATTTCTAAGTCTGTAGGACTAAGGTTCTTTAGATAATCATTAAAAGTTCCACTACAATATCTATaaagtttttcttctcctatATTAGTTATTGCTAAAAGTATACCTCCCCATTCTGTTTGACTAGCATCAGTTTggactattttatattaattttctaaggGTAAATGTAAGGTTGGGAGATGCTTcacaagttcttttattttttatataagtttaatatcttcttggttaaaatatctttgccctgtgttttttgttttactataaagGGGTCCAGCTAATCTACTAAGGTTTTTAATATATGGTCTAGCATAgtttaataatcctaaaaaactttGAAGGGTTTCTAAGTCTTCAAGTTTAtctggaaaattatttattttttgtactatatgatcttgcaattttatttgtccattttctaattctaatcctaaaaattctatttgggttttaaataatttcaatttctttttacttactattaatcttagtttttcaaaaataaattctaaatgcTTTATGTGTTCCTGAAGAGTAtatgaaaaaacaagaatatcatcaatatatacaagaacaaaagaatatttaccaaaaatattatccattatTCGTTGGAATATCTGAGGAGCATTTTTTAGTCCAAATGACATTACAttccattcatataatccacaaggaTATGAAAACGCTGTCCATGGTTTACTATCTTCTTCTAATctaatttgccaaaatccacTTTTACAATCTAGCTGAGAAAAGTATTTACATCCttgaatagaattaattaaagaatctttatttggaattttataggCATCATCATATCTATTATCATTCAagcttttataattaatgaccATCCTAGCTTTTCCTcgtttttcttcattatggttTCTAACTAAAAAGGCTGAGGATCTATGGGGACTAAAACTTGGTTTTATAAGGCTATTTTGTAACAattcttctatttgaattttaaattcctTTGTATCTATAAGTTTACATCCTATATCTGctgtttttattgttaaatctggattttaattagtattttacaggttgttttatttttattccaatgtttTTGTGGATCTTCTCctataattccatttttatttttttttgcttctaatataaggtttttttaatctatctgcattttttaattgttctaaGTAATCATTAATTGTGTTATCCTTTTGCGCTTCTACTTTGTTAATTTGATGAGAGGttacattatgatttttattcaatatattttccttgtttGTATAAACAATTGTTGTGGTTTTAGCATGAAAACTAACTTGGTTGTTTTGTATTGTTATCCCTCCTTGTAAAGAATGTACAAATTTTAGacctaaaataaaaggatataatCTTATAGTAAATACAAGATAAGTTTGAGGTAACACTAAGGTTATGTTGTTAATTTTGACTGGTACGTTTGAAATATACTTGGttagtattagtttttttttattatattgaacTAATTCTACTAGTTGAACTAATGTTTGCTGGTCTTCCTGAGGTACTAaggtttcaaataaaaggttttaacTAGCTCCACTATCTAACACTACGTCTACCTTTAATTCtatggtttttaatttaattgttgtttggaaaataatagatttaactttatttgcCATATTTACTTGTTCTATTGTTTGTATGGTTGTTTTTTCAGGATCTATTGGTTCTTCTGTTTCTTTAGGGTTTGAACAACTGTCTTCCTTTTCTTCCGATATTTtgtctttaattattatttgtaagtctttccatatattataaggttttattttactttctaaaggttgtacaaggttttctaaaattaaaggGGTTTTCTTAggttgattttcctttttttcaatgATGATACAAATTTCTTCTATTTCAGTTTCActatttataaagaataataacaattttgtattttttttatacgaattagatatttaatttatttgaataattttgatgGTAATGACAAACAAAATAACTCCTTAAATAGGTgaaataattcattttctcaattttatatgcaaaattattttaaaacaaaagggaccatacattatttttgttcatcAATCCACATTTTGACTTTCAATTTAAAATCCATCTATAAaaatctctctttatatatatctgcCTAGATTGCCTAATCATCTATTCGTTCATTGTCTATAACTTCTTGCCTGATTATCAATTTAGATGTTCATATTtgcatatatttattcattCCATCATGTATTTTGTTGGCTTATTTGTAATGTATACAATTTTGATGAaatgtttgattatttgaaaaccgaaTTTCCCCTAACCCACTAATAAAAAGCAAGTAAAAGTCCGACCAAGAGGGGTGTTCTTGGCCGGTGGCCTTCCTGATAAGTCACCTTAGCCGTAGACTAGATTTAGATTTTGCAATTAgtacctttcttttccttctaggAATCACTATCATCTTGACCAATCTAGCCATGTACCAAAAAGTCAATTTTGCCAAGTTCAAGAAGTCTGCTTTAAGCCTGTTCATCATAGTTGACAAAAGTTAGAATTACAATGAAATATCTAGGAGAAAATGTCCGCAagagcagagagagagagagagagagtgaaggCAATACATTCAGTCATGAATTTGATGCAAATCCCAAAGTACGTAATTGTGTCGAATACTCTCACCATGATTGTCGATCTATCGGATCAGACGATTACTATGTTTGCCAAAAATGCCTGGGCCGTATGTGGAATAAATCAATTCCACAAGGAGGGAAACTGCAAAATTCCGTACAAGGTCACTGGAAAACAGGCTAATGCAGCCTGTTTCATGGACCCTGAGTGTGAGCGGCAGCAAATACGAACAAGCACACCATCGGCCTACAATGATAGACACGCCTCGAAACTCCATTTTTCTGAAACCAGGGGTCATTGTTGAATCCGACAACTTATAGAGCTTGAATGTTTTACTCATCGTCATTCATGCTCCCAAGGGGTCCTTCCCTCAAGCACAGATCAGAATACAAAACCAAAAGCCTAAAACAAACCCAGAAACATGAACCAGAAGCCACAATATGGATTGAGATACCATAAATGGAAAAGGAAACAAAACGAGATACAGTGTACCCATGACAAAGTAAACAAAATGAACCAAGCATTAAGTGGTATCCCCTTTCATATTGAGATCCAGGGGTTCCGACCAGTGGTGTAgcaaaaagagtttttaaaaaaatcaaataccaaAATGAGAGTCAGCCATGTTAAAATAAAACAGATATGAAAGGAGAGCAACACAGTAATCACACTCATATCTGAACCATCCACCAAtgcccagaaaaaaaaaaaaccagagacAAATGGAGAGAGCGTaaggtaaaaagaaaatagaggggTAAGTGAGAACAGCCCAAGAAAGTTATCATAAACGTACCTGGAGATGCTCTTTCAAAAGTTCTTGCCCTCCAAGCTAAAGAAATACTTCTCCTCAAGTTCCAGAACCTCCTCCTCCTTTCTTCTCAAACTTACTCCTCCAGAAAAAAACCCCGAATATCCTCTCGTAACTCTGgttttctcccttttctctgtCACCCTCTCCGCTCCTCTCTGCCCTGAAAAATATCTTAACCAACTCTGAAAAGCACCCCCCCACTCTCCAGCTGCCAGAGACGCTTCTCCATAACAGCTTCCAGATTCCCATGCAACGTGTCCCCTTTTCATTTGCACCACCAGTCCACTCCTGAGATTCATTGGCAGCCAACATTCTCATGCCTATTCACGGCTCCAATAGAAAGTTGCTATGTTGCATGGCAACCTCATCAGCTTCGGAGTGTCGGAAGGCACACGGTGTCAAATCAAGAGACAACGGGCCAACACTTGGAACAGTCTGCTCATCCACAACCTGGGTCGAATTGAAACAAATTATGCTTAAGAAGCTATGTGATGATTTGCCCAATGAAGGTGTAGGGAGGGGGCAGGTGAGTCATTCTCTGAGTAAACTGCTAAAAGAGGATATGAATGGTGTGGCTGCAACATTTGGTATAAAATCTAATAtggttgaaataaaaatatgggaCAGCTATGAAATCcatggaagagaaacagaaagcAACTGGTGAAAATGAAGACGTGGCAGTGTTTAGGAATGAGGAAAATGTTATCCGGGTCGGCAATCTCTCAGAGGACACTCATGAAACTGACTTGCATGAACTATTTAGCCGTTTTGGGCCACCAACCCGTGTTTATGTTGCCATTGACCACAAGTTTGATTTGAGCAGAGGCTTTGGGTATGCTAATTTTGTCAACAAGGAAGATGCTGAGAGAGCTATCGATAAGCTCAATGGATTTGTTTATGACATTCTCGTCCTGCAAGTTGGGTGGTCCCCACCAAGATCATTATTTGACTGGGATCCCAATGGCAATCAGGGCCCCATGGTGCCATAGCCTGAATCAAGCTATTATTCAAGCATCCAACCTCACTGCATGGTCTGCATGGTCATCTTTAGGGCCACATGTCCTTAAGCCATTGtttcatctttgattttaaaaataactccctaaattccaatttccgaacaattttattttttttttagattttcaatcctcaaataatttcaatttttcaatctcTCAATCTTAGAATTTTTTAGGACCCAAAAATCTCATTTCTTTCAATAAAATTGGTTGTCCTTTCCTTTCCGACAAGCCACTTTCAAATtgtctttgatttttaaaatgttataaaataattgtgaatttattttcgtaattcttaattatagaatttacgaaattaattcacccaaaaataaaatgggctttggtgggggccccacatatgtgatttaTGATCGATTaactgattgattgatttaattgccatgcatgattaattttattccGCTCTATGCTAtgttcaaaattattctttaattatgcactaaccccatttcttGATAGTGCATTGTGGCTCATCGCCCAGGTACGCATTTCTTCCCATTCTGGTCTTTCtatatgcatgctttgattCTCGTATGTGCATAATTCGTCctaggtattcattgatttgctcatcaattgccacgtcggcttcattttattagtagagacctgtttttagggacttagaggggtgctacggtctttaccgtaccttcccgatgagtaacctgacccccgaacccgatccggtttttcacagaccaccttttccaaaataaggagtcacacttagggtttttctttcttattttgtttaccctttaaaaataaaacaaaaataagtggtgactccaagtcattttcttaacaaatgaaaatcatttttcaaatcaaataaaaatcgagctcgccatcgagtgggaaacgcatgagcacgaaatgcggggtccacaaaatggcgactcccagtggagtcgccattttgtggaccccgcatttcgattGCTCGATGCGTTTAGCATGTTTTCCCCCTAGGGTTTTCGTTCTCATTTCTTGGCTCGACACACCCcttcactttgttgtcactcactcgatactttgggatatgttcattggTCATCTTTTTACACTACACACCTATCACGGGCTCagtacctcattctttgtttgattctaggttcgattttcgactcgatgctcatattttcattacagaaaggtgaaagacacattttcatattctcacatttttcgagagattcgcctggatcaccttatcattttcttcccttatggagctcgagttggaggttgaatcaaggatattttggtctagattgagtatcgatctcgtgatagtgttgTTCTTCACACCCCATTCACTTTCTTCACACCTCGATCATTTTCTAGATCATcaatagaaattctttagtcatattTGTAGTCGTCTCATGTTGGACACTCCTATGACTTTAGAGTTTCTATCGTacatccaaattttgattgtcaCCATATGTTTGTGTATTGCACCCTGTCATGTATTGGGTTGTACTGTATCATGCGTTGGTCATTGTTCGTTGCATCCCGTGTCGTTGCATGAGTCGTGTTTGAGTCGTTTTGTTTGGGTTCTTTCGTAGGAGTCTATTTATAGTCCCAGTCTTGGTTCAGTGCCCTGGGTTGAGTGGGAGAGAGGTTGATTCGTATTGCTGAGCTGCTATAGACGGATTCACAGTCAGTTTCGATTGATTAGTTTATTGCTTCTGTGGTTTCGATTCAGGAGGCATTGACCAGTTTGAGTTAGAGGATGGATACTCAGCAGAGTAGACATGTAGTGCTCGAGGACACGCCATCTAATATAGTGACACCACCTATTATACCTGTTCAGATGCCATCTACATAGACTTTGCATGATCATGCTGCTATCATTCCACCCATTGTCACACCAGTTACCATTATTGAGGATC
This window contains:
- the LOC117908216 gene encoding eukaryotic translation initiation factor 3 subunit G-like; the encoded protein is MKSMEEKQKATGENEDVAVFRNEENVIRVGNLSEDTHETDLHELFSRFGPPTRVYVAIDHKFDLSRGFGYANFVNKEDAERAIDKLNGFVYDILVLQVGWSPPRSLFDWDPNGNQGPMVP